The stretch of DNA CGGCGCCCGCGTCGTCGATCAGCGTCCAGAGGTGTTCGTTCAGTTCCAGCCCCGCCACCTCGTTGTGCAGGTCGTCGAACGTCGACCGCGGCGCCTTGTCGTGCCGACACAGCGGGTCGCCGGTCAGCACGTCCGTGCCCAGCACGTCCGCCGCCCGCTTGAGGAAGACGCCGCTCCAGATGTCGTCGAACCGGCCGACCGACCACTCGTTGTCGTCCATCGGCAGCTGGTAGAAGGCGGGGACGACTTCGCGCTTGAAGCCGAGATTCATCGAGCAGACGGTGAGGTAGTGACCGGGTTCGGCGACGAAGTCGGGACCGAAGTCGTCGGCCGTCAGGCGCGTCTCCGCCTGCCCCTGCAGGTCGCCGTCCATCAGGATGCGCACCGCGTCGAGGTCCGGAACGTTCGTCCAGAGACCCTGCGAGGCGACCACGTCGTCGACTTCGCGCTCGCCCGTCTCGACCGTCTCGTCCATCGCGGCGTACGGGTAGCCGCGGGGGTAGAGACCGTGTTCGTCCGCGGTATGGTACAGGACGTTCACCCAGTTCTCGTCCGACTGCACCGACTCGACCGTGCGCTCGGCGGTCAGGTTGTCGAGGTGGGTCCCGAAGAAGTCCACGCCGTCGTGTGGCCGCGTGTCGTCGTCGATGAAGACGCCGTAGGGGTGGTCGTGTGCCCACAGGTAGAGGAGGCCGAAACTCGTCTGCGCGTGGCTCCGCGCCGGAATCAGGTGGGTGTAGTCGCCGACGCCGTGGTCGTCGAGCCACGCCTCGCGCCGGCTCCCGTCGAACACCTCGCCCGCGACGCCTAGGTCGTCGAGCATCGCTTCCATCTCCTCGGTCGGACAGTGATCCTCGGTCACCAACACGAACTCCAGTCGTCCGGTGTCGAAACCGTGGTTCTCCGCGTTCGCGACGTACGATCGCACGCACTCGTACTCCCTGATCGTCGGAACGATCACGCAGACGTCCTGACTCATGGGGGGTTCTCTTTAGGCCCGCCTAAAATACTTGGCGATTAGGTTCGCCTAAAGACTGCTTCCCGCGGCGGTGGTACGTACGCCTACGTAGATGTACATACAATTCATACCAACGGCTTTGAGTGGTCTCGCCGTCCGGGACGGTGATTCGAGCCGCGGCGTCGACGCCGTGGCACCCCCCATAGCCATGTCAGATTCGGACGATCCGACCGGGCGACGTGACGACTCCCCCGATCTCGACGACACGCGATACTACCTGAACCGTGAGCTGAGCCACCTCGAGTTCCAGCGACGCGTCCTCCACGAGGCGCTCGACGAGCGAACGCCACTCCTCGAGCGCGTGCGGTTTCTCGGCCTGTTCACGAGGAACCTCGACGAGTTCTTCATGAAGCGGGTCGGCGGCCTGAAACAGCAGATCGACGCCGGCGTCACCGACCCCACGGTCGACGGCCGGACGCCCCGCGAGCAGTGGCGCGAGATCCTCGACGCGACCGGGCCGATGTTCGACCGGCAGACCGAGTGTTACCGCGAGGTGATCCGCCCCGCGCTCGCCGAGGCGGGTATCGAAGTCGTCGACCACGCGGCCCTCACCGCGGCCGAACGCGACCGGCTGCGGGCGTACTTCGAGGAGTCCGTCCTGCCGACGCTGACCCCGCTGGCGTTCGACCCCGCCCACCCCTTCCCGTTCATCTCCAACCGCAGCCTCTCGCTCGGCGTCTTCGTCCGCCACGACGCCGACGAGGACCCCATCTTCACCCGGATCAAAGTTCCCCAGAATCGCCCCCGTCTCGTCCCCGTCGAGGAGGGGTCGCGGTACGTCCTCCTCGAGGACCTCGTCGAGGCCCACCTCGACCTCCTGATGCCGAACGTCGAGGTGCTCGACACCGCCCTCTTCCGGATCACGCGCAACGCGGAGGTGCGCCGCGACGAGGAGGTTGCCGAGGACCTCATCGAGGCCATCGAGGAGGTGATCGAACAGCGGCGGTTCGCCACCGCAGTCCGCCTCGAAATCGACGCCGACGCGCCCGAGTCGATGGTCGACCTGCTCCGCACCCAACTCGATCTGGCGCCCGAAGAGGTGTTCCGCCGTGCCGGCCCGCTCGACTACCGCGACTTCTCGACGCTCGTCGACTTGGACCGCCCCGACCTGCAACGCGAGCGGTGGTCGCCACTCCCTCACCCACGGTTCGCGGAGGGGCCGAACGCCGACGTGAGCCTCCACGGTGCCGACCTGTTCGACGAAATCGCGAGCGACGACGTGCTCCTCCATCACCCGTACCACTCCTTCGACGGCACCGTCCAACGCTTCCTCGACGCCGCCGCCAACGATCCCGACGTGCTCGCGATCAAAGCCGCCATCTACCGCACGGCGAGCGACTCGCAGGTGATCCAGCGCCTGATCGACGCCGCCGACAACGGCAAACAGGTCGCCGTGATGGTCGAACTCAAGGCGCGGTTCGACGAGCAGAACAACCTCCAGTGGGTGCGCAAACTGGAGGAGAACGGCATCCACGTCGCCTACGGCACGGTGGGGTTGAAGACCCACACCAAGACGGCCCTCGTCGTCCGCGAGGAGGACGACGGCGTAGAGCTATACTCCCACGTCGCCACGGGAAACTACCACTCCGAGACGGCGAAAGGGTACGTCGACCTCGGTCTCCTGACCGCCGACCGCGACGTGGGCCAGGACCTCGTGACGGTGTTCAACTTCTTCACCGGCCCGTCGCTGGACGAGGAGTTCCGCAAACTGCTGGTCGCACCCGTCACGATGCGCGAGCGCTTCACCGAGTTGGTACGCCGCGAGGCCAGGTACGCCCGCGCCGGCCGCCCGGCACGGATCGTCGCCAAGATGAACGCGCTCGAGGATCCGGAGATGGTGACGGAACTCTATCGCGCGTCGATGGCCGGGGTCGATATCGATCTGATCGTCCGCGACATCTGTCGCCTGCGCCCGGGCATCGAGGGCGTCAGCGACACCGTAACCGTCCGATCGGTCGTCGGACGCTTCCTCGAACACTCCCGGATCTACTACTTCGAGAACGGCGCGGGGCCGGACGACCCCGACGTGGCTGACGACGGCGGCCGTCCGCAGTACTTCATCGGCTCCGCCGACTGGATGACGCGCAACCTCGACCACCGCGTCGAGGCCGTCACGCCCGTCGCCGACCCCGACAGCCGCGAGCAACTCCGTTTCGTCCTCGAAGTGATGCTGCACGACAACCGGTCGGCCTGGGAGATGGCCGCCGACGGCAGCTACGAACAGCGGACGCCCGGCGACGACCCGGTCCGGGCCACACAGGACGTGCTGATGAGCGCGACACAGACCGCCCACGAGCGTGACGACGACCGGGGCGTCGACACCGACCACCCCGCGAGCCCCGGCGACCTGCTCGTGACGGCCGGGGAGAGGTCGTCGGTGGACGCCGACGCCACGACCGACGACGCCGCTACGGACTAACCCCCCGTCAGCGCCTCCAACAGGAGGACCGCCGGCCCGGGCGCCAGCGGCTCGTTCGCGTTGCCGCAGTGTGGCGACTGGACGCAGGCCGGGCAGCCGTCGGCACATCCACAGGCGTCGATCATTCGGCCCGTCCGAGCCAGGAGGGGTTCGATCCGCTCGTGAGCGCCGCGCGCGAGGCCGACGCCGCCCGGATGGCCGTCGTAGACGAAAATCGTGCTCGCGCCAGTGTGATCGTGGTACGGCGTCGAGAGCCCGCCCACGTCCGCCCGATCACAGAGGAGTTCGAGAGGGAGCAGGGAGATGAGGCCGTGTTCGGCGGCGTGGATCCCTCCTCCGAAGTCGCCCACCTCCCGCATCCTCGTCTCCACGTCGCCGGGCACGGTGAAATACAGCGCCGTCGTCGACAGGGCCGTCTCCGGGAGGTCGAGGGTGTCCCGACCCAGCACCCGCCCTCGTTTCGCGTCGCGTCGCTCGAACCCCGTCACCCGTTCGGTGACCGTCACGTCCGCGAGCCACACCTCGACGTCGGGCCGGGCCGACAGCGTCGTCGCCGCCCGGTCCCGGTCGACCGTAATCGACTTGTCGGTCAGCACGCGCGTGTAGTAGTCCGCCCACGTCGACTGGAGGGTGGCCACGTCGCGGTCCAGATCCAGATCGCCAACCTCGTAGGACTGTCCCTGGTGGTGATAGATCGCACCGGGGTGGGCGTCGCGCAGGGCGTCGCCGAAGCCGAGCGTCGCGATCACGTCGCCGTCGGCCAGCAGGTCGATTTCGCGGTCGTCGACGGTACGGAGGTTCGTCTCGTGCTGTGGGCTGCGGTCGCCCGCGTGGGTCCAGCGGACGCCGTTTCCCGTCCCGCGACGCTCCAGTACGCCGTCCGCTTCGAGGTCGGCGACGACGTCGGCGAACCCCTCGCCGAAGTGCGCCTCGTCGCCCCGCGACAGCCAGTTCTCCGCGGCCGCCGACGCGACGTGTGCGGGCAGCAGGTGGTCGTTCTCTGGGTCGACGGTCGCCCGCTCCGGGTCGCCGGCGAAGAGGTCGTCCGGATTCGCCATCAGGTACTGGTCCAACTGGTCCTCGCCGGCGACGAGGCCGACGAGCGCCGGGTCCGACCCGCGACCCGCCCGTCCCGCGCGCTGGAACGTCGACATCCGGGTGCCGGGGTAGCCGTCGAGGAGGACGGCGTCGAGTCCCCCCACGTCGACGCCGAGTTCGAGCGCGCTCGTGCTCCAGACGCCCCGCACGTCGCCGCCGTGGAGGCCGTCCTCGATGCCGCGCCGGCGGTCGTCCCGCAGCGAGGCTTGATACGCCTCGATCCGGTTCGCCAAGGCCCGCTCACCCCGGTCACGGAGCGTGTCGGCACTCTCGGTGGCGTAGCGCTCGGCGGTCTGTCGCGCCCGCGTGAAGACGAGGGTCTGGTGATCCTCGCCCACCAGGTCGGCGAACAGCCGCTTCGTCTCGACGTGGCTCGATCGGCGCCGTCCCGATCCGTCGTCGCCCTCGTACGTGGGCGGGTTCCACAGCAGCCAGTGACGCGGTCCCCGCCCGCTCGTGTCCTCGTCGACGAGCGCGAACCCCGTCTCGGGCCGGCCGGTCAGGCGTGCGGCG from Haloplanus salinus encodes:
- a CDS encoding alpha-1 4-glucan-protein synthase, translating into MSQDVCVIVPTIREYECVRSYVANAENHGFDTGRLEFVLVTEDHCPTEEMEAMLDDLGVAGEVFDGSRREAWLDDHGVGDYTHLIPARSHAQTSFGLLYLWAHDHPYGVFIDDDTRPHDGVDFFGTHLDNLTAERTVESVQSDENWVNVLYHTADEHGLYPRGYPYAAMDETVETGEREVDDVVASQGLWTNVPDLDAVRILMDGDLQGQAETRLTADDFGPDFVAEPGHYLTVCSMNLGFKREVVPAFYQLPMDDNEWSVGRFDDIWSGVFLKRAADVLGTDVLTGDPLCRHDKAPRSTFDDLHNEVAGLELNEHLWTLIDDAGADADTYAGVFEAMADALIDAEADYRNGDFLAFVGEHMHDWLACLDELQSAERAVPADD
- the ppk1 gene encoding polyphosphate kinase 1 — encoded protein: MSDSDDPTGRRDDSPDLDDTRYYLNRELSHLEFQRRVLHEALDERTPLLERVRFLGLFTRNLDEFFMKRVGGLKQQIDAGVTDPTVDGRTPREQWREILDATGPMFDRQTECYREVIRPALAEAGIEVVDHAALTAAERDRLRAYFEESVLPTLTPLAFDPAHPFPFISNRSLSLGVFVRHDADEDPIFTRIKVPQNRPRLVPVEEGSRYVLLEDLVEAHLDLLMPNVEVLDTALFRITRNAEVRRDEEVAEDLIEAIEEVIEQRRFATAVRLEIDADAPESMVDLLRTQLDLAPEEVFRRAGPLDYRDFSTLVDLDRPDLQRERWSPLPHPRFAEGPNADVSLHGADLFDEIASDDVLLHHPYHSFDGTVQRFLDAAANDPDVLAIKAAIYRTASDSQVIQRLIDAADNGKQVAVMVELKARFDEQNNLQWVRKLEENGIHVAYGTVGLKTHTKTALVVREEDDGVELYSHVATGNYHSETAKGYVDLGLLTADRDVGQDLVTVFNFFTGPSLDEEFRKLLVAPVTMRERFTELVRREARYARAGRPARIVAKMNALEDPEMVTELYRASMAGVDIDLIVRDICRLRPGIEGVSDTVTVRSVVGRFLEHSRIYYFENGAGPDDPDVADDGGRPQYFIGSADWMTRNLDHRVEAVTPVADPDSREQLRFVLEVMLHDNRSAWEMAADGSYEQRTPGDDPVRATQDVLMSATQTAHERDDDRGVDTDHPASPGDLLVTAGERSSVDADATTDDAATD
- a CDS encoding DEAD/DEAH box helicase, giving the protein MDAADRLRARAGEGQLADYRRLPARDPTYADCDLEPRLSSALADRRIDRLYRHQADAIAAVRDGRDVVLATPTASGKSLAYTVPAFERAMDHGGRTLYLGPQNALIADQAESLSGLARDLGFGSRVSVDTYTGRLSKAEKRDVRDRRPTVLLSNPDMLHYGLLPHGHRLWEWLFSSLDLVVVDEVHGYRGVFGSHVALVFRRLARLCERYGSDPQFVCCSATIGNPVEHAARLTGRPETGFALVDEDTSGRGPRHWLLWNPPTYEGDDGSGRRRSSHVETKRLFADLVGEDHQTLVFTRARQTAERYATESADTLRDRGERALANRIEAYQASLRDDRRRGIEDGLHGGDVRGVWSTSALELGVDVGGLDAVLLDGYPGTRMSTFQRAGRAGRGSDPALVGLVAGEDQLDQYLMANPDDLFAGDPERATVDPENDHLLPAHVASAAAENWLSRGDEAHFGEGFADVVADLEADGVLERRGTGNGVRWTHAGDRSPQHETNLRTVDDREIDLLADGDVIATLGFGDALRDAHPGAIYHHQGQSYEVGDLDLDRDVATLQSTWADYYTRVLTDKSITVDRDRAATTLSARPDVEVWLADVTVTERVTGFERRDAKRGRVLGRDTLDLPETALSTTALYFTVPGDVETRMREVGDFGGGIHAAEHGLISLLPLELLCDRADVGGLSTPYHDHTGASTIFVYDGHPGGVGLARGAHERIEPLLARTGRMIDACGCADGCPACVQSPHCGNANEPLAPGPAVLLLEALTGG